The Stutzerimonas stutzeri genome segment ACTGGTACAGCCTCAACGGTGGTTGTTGCCCACTGGACCGATTCGGTGCCGAGGCGCCAAGGCACGCCGCGCTGGATCTGCCCGCCAGCGCATTGCTGGACACCTTGCTGCTGCCCTTTGCCTTGGCGACGGAGCTGGGTATCGGGCTCGGTGTCCGCGGCGGGCTCTGAACGCTCTCCGCAGCGTGCGGCATAACTGATCTGCGTCCAGGTGCGGCGCCCTCACGGCTGACATACTGCTGGCAACCGACAGCGCTGCGTAGGGGCGTGGCACAGGAGAGCAGATGTGAAAGACCGGGCCCAGTTCCACATCAATTACTGGCTGATCGCCATGCTGATCTTTTTCGGCTTGCAGTATGTGCTGTCGCTCCAGCAGGAGGTCGCGGTTATCCCCTACAGCGAGTTCGAGCAGTACCTCAAAGACGGCCGCATCGATGAGCTGACCATTACCGAACGGCACATCGAGGGCTCGCTCAAGGAGCCCCTGGCGAGCGGTCAACGACGCTTCGTGACCAACCGCATCGAGCCGCAACTGGCCGAGCATCTGCAGCAGTATCCGGTGCGCTACACGGGCAAGGTGGAGAGCACGCTGGTGCGCGACCTGCTGTCGTGGATCGTCCCGGCGGCGCTGTTCTTCGCCATTTGGCTGTTTCTGTTGCGGCGCATCGGCGGTGGTCTGGGTGGCGGCATGATGCAGATCGGCAAGAGCAAGGCGCGTGTCTATGTCGAAACGGACATGAAGGTCACCTTTGCCGATGTGGCCGGTGTCGACGAGGCGAAGGACGAGCTCAAGGAGATCGTCGAATTCCTGCGCGATCCGAAGCGCTACGGGCGCCTCGGCGGGCGCATGCCCAAGGGCGTGCTGCTGGTCGGTCCGCCCGGCACCGGCAAGACATTGCTGGCCAGGGCCGTCGCTGGCGAGGCGCGGGTGCCGTTCTTCTCCATTTCCGGGTCCGAGTTCGTCGAGATGTTCGTCGGCGTGGGGGCTGCGCGGGTGCGCGATCTGTTCGAACAGGCACGCGCCCAGGCACCGGCGATCATTTTCATCGACGAGCTGGACGCCCTGGGACGTGCGCGCGGCGCCGGGCCGCTCTCCGGAGGGCATGACGAAAAGGAGCAGACGCTCAACCAGCTGCTGGTGGAAATGGACGGCTTCGATACCTCCAGCGGGCTGGTGCTGTTGGCCGCCACCAACCGTCCCGAAATCCTCGATCCGGCGCTGCTGCGCGCCGGCCGTTTCGACCGCCAGGTGCTGGTCGATCGGCCGGACAAGGTCGGGCGAGTACAGATCCTCGAAGTGCATCTGAAGAAAGCGCGGCTGGGAAGCGATGTCGACCCGCAGGCCATTGCCGCGCTGACCCCGGGCTTCACCGGTGCCGATCTGGCCAACCTGGTCAACGAGGCGACGCTGCTGGCGACCCGGCGTGATGCCGAGTCCGTGGCGATGGAAGACTTCACGGCGGCCATCGAACGCATCGTGGCCGGGCTTGAAAAGCGCAACCGGCTGCTCAATCCGCATGAGCGGGAAATCGTCGCCTACCACGAGATTGGGCACGCGCTGGTGGCCATGGCGCTGCCGGGTGTGGACCCGGTGCACAAGGTTTCGATCATTCCACGCGGCATGGGGGCGCTGGGTTACACCATTCAGCGCCCCATCGAGGAGCGCTTCCTGATGACGCGCGAAGAGCTGGAAAACAAGATGGCCGTGCTGCTCGGGGGACGTGCCGCGGAGTGGCTGGTGTTCGGCCACCTGTCCACTGGCGCGGCGGATGATCTGGCCAAGGTGACCGATATCGCTCGGGCGATGGTCACCCGCTACGGTATGTCCCGGCGGCTCGGCCACATGGCCCTGGAGCGCGAGCCCAACGCCTTCCTGGGCAACGAGGCGATGCTCGGCCTCAAGCCGCAGCATGACTACGCGCAAAGTACTGCCACGGCGATCGACGAAGAAGTGCAGGAGCTGGTGCAATCGGCCTTCCAGTCCAGCCTGGCGCTGCTCGAGGCGCGCCGGGCATTGCTGGAACGCAGTGCCCGGCAGCTGCTGCAGCAGGAGACCCTGGACGGTGAGGCGTTACGCGCGCTGAGCGCAGCCATGCCCGACCAGCCCGTAACGCCAGCGCCCTAGCGCCTGCGCCGGGAGTCGGGCAGGTAACGCACCGGTTCCCGGCCACGCGTCGCCGCCCAGGCGATCGACCGAAGCCGGCGGCTCGAACGCGTCTCGCGCGTCATCCCGACCCTCGGCCGTCGCCCACTCCGCATCAGCGGGTCGCTTCGCTTCTGATAAGCAACGGTTATCGCTCGATCAGCGGCTGTCATTAGGCAGCGCGCCCGGCGGTTCTTACAGTAGCGCCATGCACGGGCCGCTTGGCCACGAAGAAGAATAAGAACGCGAGGGAAGACGATGAGGCCTGGCCTGATCGCGAGCCGACAGTGGGGCATAGAAGCGCCTGCTAATTGCCATTCATATGATTTGAGCCGACCTAGGGCCGCCGGCGGTAGGGCGGTGCCCGCTAACCGGCAGCGCTTGGGTGGCGCTCGCCAGCGTCCTGTGGAACGCCTCAATCCGCCATTCCTACCGGATGAATACGCGCGCTGTTGGGCTGCCCGCCAGGTGGCCATTACACCGTTTGGGCGATTTACCCAGCAAAGTAACCGGCCAAATTTGACAGCCAATCATATGATGATAGGGTTTTGTAGACCCAAGGGCAGTGGCACAGAGGCTCGCATGTCGAACAACTATCACAGCGCAACGGTGGAATGGCTGGGGTCCTGGATCGCCTCGGGCAAGGTCCAGCCGGGCGAGGCGCTGAAGGTCGAGGCCGGCCTCTGCGAAGAGCTGGGCGTGAGTCGCACCGTGATCCGCGAGGCGATCAAGACGCTGGTGGCCAAGGGCATGCTCGACGTCGGCCCGAAGGTGGGCACGCGGGTGACGCCGGTACGTTCCTGGAACCTGTTCGACGTTCAGGTCGTTGGTTGGCTGGCCGAGCATGGCCTGCCAGAGAGCTTCGTGATGGACCTGATCGACCTGCGCCGGACCATCGAGCCGACCGCCGTACGCTGGGCCTGCGAGCGCGCCACGCCCAAGCAGATCACCGAAATTCAGGCCGCCTACCAGTTGCTGGCCGCCTCCCTGGGCGACAAGACCGAATACAACCGTGCCGACAAGCTGTTCCACGAGGCGGTGCTCGCCGCCAGTCACAACCAGTTCATCGAACGCATGGTCCCGGCGCTGGGCGCCCTGCTGGCGGTGTCCTTCGAGGTGTCCTCCACGGTCCCCGACGAACTCGGATTGACCCTGCCGCTGCACAAGGAAATTGCCGACGCCATCGCCAGTCGCGATGGCGCGCGCGGGGTCTGGGCCTGCATGACGCTGATCGAGCGCGCGGCGCTGACCATTTCACGTCATTACCCGGAACTCGTGGTGTCACGCGGCGAGCAGACCGCGCCATAAAAATAATCAAAGCGGAGTGCGACCATGCAATGGCTGCCCATCTCGCAACAGCGCTACCAACTGGCCGAGGGCCCCTTCTGGGACGCTCGCGACCAGACGCTCTACTGGGCCGACATCGTCGGTCGACTGGCCTGCCGGCTAGGCCCGGGCGGCTACCGGCAATGGCAATTGGCCGAGCCGGTATCGGCCTTCATTCCCTGCGCGAGCGGCGATGCACTGGTGACCCTGGCCAGTGGCGTGTACCGCCTCGACCCAAACGCCAGCGAAGCCGAACTCGCACGCTTGTGCATCGCTGACGCCACGCCCGGCAACCGCGCCAACGAAGCGCGCTGCGACGCCCAGGGCCGGCTCTGGCTCGGCACCATGCAGAACAACATCGGCGACGACGGCGGC includes the following:
- a CDS encoding YceK/YidQ family lipoprotein, which produces MKGSTLRLASALALVQLLAGCATVRTLDAAKPGAPIIYSGTRLDWYSLNGGCCPLDRFGAEAPRHAALDLPASALLDTLLLPFALATELGIGLGVRGGL
- the ftsH gene encoding ATP-dependent zinc metalloprotease FtsH is translated as MKDRAQFHINYWLIAMLIFFGLQYVLSLQQEVAVIPYSEFEQYLKDGRIDELTITERHIEGSLKEPLASGQRRFVTNRIEPQLAEHLQQYPVRYTGKVESTLVRDLLSWIVPAALFFAIWLFLLRRIGGGLGGGMMQIGKSKARVYVETDMKVTFADVAGVDEAKDELKEIVEFLRDPKRYGRLGGRMPKGVLLVGPPGTGKTLLARAVAGEARVPFFSISGSEFVEMFVGVGAARVRDLFEQARAQAPAIIFIDELDALGRARGAGPLSGGHDEKEQTLNQLLVEMDGFDTSSGLVLLAATNRPEILDPALLRAGRFDRQVLVDRPDKVGRVQILEVHLKKARLGSDVDPQAIAALTPGFTGADLANLVNEATLLATRRDAESVAMEDFTAAIERIVAGLEKRNRLLNPHEREIVAYHEIGHALVAMALPGVDPVHKVSIIPRGMGALGYTIQRPIEERFLMTREELENKMAVLLGGRAAEWLVFGHLSTGAADDLAKVTDIARAMVTRYGMSRRLGHMALEREPNAFLGNEAMLGLKPQHDYAQSTATAIDEEVQELVQSAFQSSLALLEARRALLERSARQLLQQETLDGEALRALSAAMPDQPVTPAP
- a CDS encoding FadR/GntR family transcriptional regulator codes for the protein MSNNYHSATVEWLGSWIASGKVQPGEALKVEAGLCEELGVSRTVIREAIKTLVAKGMLDVGPKVGTRVTPVRSWNLFDVQVVGWLAEHGLPESFVMDLIDLRRTIEPTAVRWACERATPKQITEIQAAYQLLAASLGDKTEYNRADKLFHEAVLAASHNQFIERMVPALGALLAVSFEVSSTVPDELGLTLPLHKEIADAIASRDGARGVWACMTLIERAALTISRHYPELVVSRGEQTAP